Proteins from a genomic interval of Maylandia zebra isolate NMK-2024a linkage group LG15, Mzebra_GT3a, whole genome shotgun sequence:
- the wdcp gene encoding WD repeat and coiled-coil-containing protein, with product MDLGKAKLLRTGLNTLHQAIHPVHGIAWTDGKQVCLTSLYFINGDVKFGDTNVIGQFEHVFGLFWGPLCCSDSPALLAVQHKKHVTVWQLQLSALEQNKLLCTQTCEMSEPFPLLSQGCVWHPKLDILAVLTKRDTSVLFSVRVDNRRIKADIKGSGLIHCACWTKDGTRLVVAIGSALHSYIWNDIQKSLVACSFCPIFDVGGYICAIEATGEAQVAVATELPLDKLCGLNAGIAFDLPAETEALHGHGSHMSDDDSLLDWRRRSFESERSYIPSSGPLDITHLLARHRRSDPSPLIHLRRRDTVTGSGQDSSHLILVTYERKVTTTRKVSIPGILVPDIVAFDPRGSTVAVASNTCNMVLVYCITASTMPNIQQISLQQNERPKGVCFLSDKILLLMVGRQKSNDPAFLPSANTDKYILHLIAKELIYDGESPMSPIIPSSSAQSHESTSNFCTGIRRHSEHLSKDDRERPGIKDLILPGRGVVCSPGNRRRLVEEVRSSEHSPITSSVDLSDRAPSSASSVTVENFDMDHVSRMASLAVAGQVSRDSSRASSPRFEPSDKMHTEPKLPMPEKTPGKAKERALEQLIHNMERLFTRFAEVQQCLTEIRDYTQNGKKAPSVYPNASEPPYVNVTCQKQLSENVFIDERRPVLLCDGKLCLRALQDLFNLTIVEMMYGPLWVVLVADADGFVPLTFKPKEELTVRNGKRKSTLRTPGSPENSCPSSPAPSQSPNTTTEASV from the exons ATGGATCTTGGTAAGGCAAAGCTGCTCAGGACAGGTCTCAACACACTGCACCAAGCCATCCACCCTGTGCATGGGATTGCTTGGACAGATGGCAAGCAAGTCTGCCTAACATCTCTCTACTTTATCAACGGCGACGTGAAGTTTGGCGACACAAACGTCATCGGGCAGTTTGAGCATGTCTTCGGACTCTTCTGGGGCCCCctgtgctgctctgattctCCCGCCTTGCTGGCTGTGCAGCACAAGAAGCATGTTACCGTGTGGCAACTGCAGCTCAGTGCTCTTGAACAGAACAAGCTGCTGTGCACGCAGACCTGTGAGATGAGCGAGCCTTTCCCCTTGCTTTCACAAGGCTGCGTTTGGCACCCTAAACTGGACATTCTTGCTGTGCTGACTAAGAGAGACAcctctgtgctgttttctgtcaGGGTGGACAACAGAAGAATCAAAGCAGATATCAAAGGTAGTGGACTCATCCACTGTGCATGCTGGACTAAGGATGGCACACGCCTGGTGGTGGCTATAGGCAGTGCCCTTCACTCCTACATCTGGAATGACATCCAAAAGAGTCTGGTGGCCTGTTCCTTCTGTCCCATCTTTGACGTGGGAGGCTATATCTGTGCCATTGAGGCCACCGGGGAAGCTCAAGTAGCTGTGGCTACGGAGCTGCCGCTGGATAAATTATGTGGGTTAAATGCTGGCATAGCGTTCGACTTACCAGCAGAGACAGAGGCCCTGCACGGCCATGGCTCTCACATGTCAGATGATGACAGCCTTCTGGATTGGAGGAGAAGATCCTTCGAATCGGAAAGGTCCTACATCCCTAGCTCAGGTCCTCTTGATATTACCCATCTTCTGGCGAGACACCGTCGCTCTGACCCCAGCCCCCTTATCCACTTGCGTCGCAGGGACACTGTAACAGGCTCCGGGCAGGACTCCTCGCACCTCATTCTGGTTACCTATGAGCGAAAGGTCACCACCACTCGTAAAGTCAGCATTCCAGGGATTTTGGTCCCAGACATTGTGGCTTTTGATCCCCGTGGTTCCACAGTTGCTGTTGCATCAAACACATGCAACATGGTTCTTGTGTACTGCATCACAGCCTCCACGATGCCAAACATACAGCAGATCTCTCTGCAGCAGAACGAGAGACCCAAAGGAGTCTGTTTCCTCAGCGATAAGATTTTACTGTTGATGGTGGGTCGCCAGAAGTCCAACGACCCCGCCTTCCTCCCATCTGCTAACACTGACAAATATATTCTTCATCTCATAGCCAAAGAGTTGATCTACGATGGAGAGTCGCCTATGTCTCCTATCATACCATCCTCCTCTGCTCAGAGCCATGAGTCCACCTCTAATTTCTGCACAGGGATTAGGAGGCACTCAGAGCACCTGTCAAAGGATGACAGAGAGCGCCCAGGGATAAAAGACTTGATACTGCCTGGAAGGGGGGTAGTTTGCTCACCGGGGAACAGGCGGAGATTGGTCGAGGAGGTGAGAAGCAGCGAGCACAGCCCCATCACCAGCTCTGTGGACTTATCAGACAGAGCCCCGTCCAGTGCCTCTTCAGTTACAGTGGAAAACTTTGACATGGACCATGTCAGCCGCATGGCCAGCCTGGCGGTGGCCGGACAGGTCAGCAGAGATTCCAGCCGAGCCAGTTCTCCTCGCTTCGAACCATCTGACAAGATGCACACAGAGCCGAAGCTGCCTATGCCTGAAAAGACTCCCGGCAAGGCCAAGGAGCGCGCGCTGGAGCAGCTCATTCACAACATGGAAAGACTTTTTACACGCTTTGCAGAAGTGCAGCAGTGCCTGACAGAAATCAGAGATTACACTCAGAATGGCAAAAAGGCCCCAAGTGTCTACCCTAATGCCAGCGAACCCCCGTATGTCAATGTCACATGCCAG AAGCAGttgtcagaaaatgtttttattgacgAGCGGAGGCCGGTGCTGCTGTGCGACGGGAAACTGTGTCTGCGTGCGCTCCAAGACCTCTTCAACCTTACCATCGTGGAGATGATGTATG gaCCGTTGTGGGTTGTACTTGTGGCAGATGCAGATGGCTTTGTCCCTCTGACATTTAAGCCTAAGGAGGAGCTCACGGTGCGGAACGGGAAGCGGAAATCAACCCTGCGGACTCCCGGGAGTCCAGAGAACTCTTGCCCATCCAGTCCAGCCCCCAGCCAAAGCCCCAACACAACCACAGAGGCCTCCGTGTAG
- the fkbp1b gene encoding peptidyl-prolyl cis-trans isomerase FKBP1B, whose translation MGVEVETISPGDGRTFPKKGQTCVVHYIGMLQNGKKFDSSRDRNKPFKFKIGHSEVIKGWEEGVAQMSLGQRAKITCTPDMAYGTTGHPGVIPPNATLIFDVELLKLE comes from the exons ATGGGCGTGGAGGTCGAGACGATATCTCCCGGTGATG GAAGAACATTTCCAAAGAAAGGCCAAACATGTGTTGTTCATTACATAG GTATGTTGCAGAACGGGAAAAAGTTCGACTCCTCGCGAGACAGGAACAAGCCCTTCAAGTTCAAGATTGGACATAGCGAGGTCATTAAAGGCTGGGAAGAAGGAGTAGCACAG ATGAGCCTGGGCCAGAGGGCTAAAATCACCTGTACACCGGATATGGCTTATGGAACAACAGGCCACCCCGGAGTTATCCCACCAAACGCAACCCTTATTTTTGATGTGGAGCTGCTTAAGCTGGAGTGA